TTTGTAAAATAcataattcattaatatttttaatatatttataaatgacagtacaatatttaaatacataattcATTGAATGAATAACCTAATcgattaagtttaaaaatattattttattacttacatatgtactgttcacagtaattatattatttatatatcatattattatatattaaatataaaaaatattattttcaaattaaaaatataataacacaCGCGCAtacaataaaaatgttaaaataataaacagaattaatttaacttatttaaatttttatactttataaaataatctattttagtatattattatgttaaaattattttttaaatatatttaaaatttattttaactctaatttatattttagaatttatttttatatcaaattagttttaagggttaaatatatttttagtccctaaaaaacAGAATAAGAACCAAAATcgtccaaagtatagggactaaaaacatattttaccctatttttaaaagttaattttacaagaaaatattttttaaaattgtttttaatatataaagaaatattttattacatcaaatcaattaatttcaaaattttcgcttattttcttaatttgaataatattatcttttagtcactttttctttttactctcCTTTCAtccaaacaaacataaattGATAATACTTGTTTtcaaattactttatattttaaaataaaattataatatcattgATGTTAAAGgagtatttaataaaaaagaataggaTGTCTTATTCTTAtctccttttttgtttttactttccTTTATGTTTTGGTGTTTGTAAAAAAAGACagagaaagaagataaaagcTGTCCCcacagtgaaaaaaaaaaagacgtaccattccaaataataaaataaataaccaatttaatccttaattatatatttgtcacatttaatgattttgattatctataattaaatagataaggttgtatttaattatgaaaagaaggaaaaatgtgaaagagaaaaaaagaagcagctctttctctttcactcAGTCATCTTTTACTGCTTTATGTGAAAGTAAGAAACGAAGGTGGCTCCTTAGGTTGAAACAAAAAGCCAAGTGAGTAAGATAAAGAGCTGTCTTAGGCCTTACCTTAGCCAAATAAATAttcacacaaacaaacaaacgtAGTCGCAACTccagagagaaagaaagagagagagagagagagagagagagagatgaagaATCGGTTTCTCTGTGTTTGTTAAGCAAACCATTGTAGACTTTGCGAAGATAAAAAACATTGTTTGAAGAAGGGAAGAAAGCGTGTTGTGTGTGTAATTGTCAAGTGAAAGGGAAAAAGTGCAAAGTGAGAGATATAGAGATATAGAGATATAGATacagtgagagagagagagagagagagagagagatggtGGGCTCAGGAGCATCAGATAGGAGCAAAGAAGCTGTTGGGATGATGGCCCTTCACGAGGCCCTCAAAAGGGTGTGTCTCAACTCAGACTGGACTTACTCTGTCTTCTGGACCATTCGTCCTCGCCCGTATGCCATGCCATGCCATGCTTCTtgctttttttcattctctctctaACTCTGCCTTCGATCCTCAACTGGGTCTTCTCCATTTCTTGCAGGAGAGTTCGAGGTGGTAATGGCTGCAAGGTTGGAGATGACAACGGTAGCTTGTACGCATATTAACCATATTAACCATATTCCTCTCTCTCTTTATGTAACTTGGTTTTGGAAGCTGTTAATTTAAGGTTtggtgtttgtttgtgttggtGGGTGTGTTTTGAAGGATGTTGATGTGGGAAGATGGTTTCTGCCGAGGAAGTGTTGATGGAGAGGATCCTGTGAGAAAGGCCTTCAGCAAAATGTCCATTCAGTTGTATAATTATGGAGAAGGGTGGGTACTGGGTAGGTGTTTGTCATGTTGtggtttttcttctctttgtttcttactctatcacttttttttttctctctctgaaATCTTGTTCAgtatcaaatatatatacatatatatatatatacatatatatatatatatatatatatatatatatatatatatgtatatatatttggagGGACTAGGGAGTTACTTATGCAGAAGCAtggtttctttttctctcctctgAACTTTGCTCTGATTGGATGGATTCGGATTTTGGAACAGGTTGATGGGGAAAGTTGCATCTGATAAGTGCCACAAGTGGGTCTTTAAAGAGCCTACAGAATGTGAACCGAATATCTCCAACTATTGGCAGAGTTCATTTGATGCTGTATGTATGCAGATTCTCAACTTCCCTCTGgaatttttctgttttatttcctttttgtttattCAGAATATAAACATAGATGTAGATTTGGACAATAATATTTGCATTTCATGTAGTaggatgttttgtttttttctggAGGTTATTATGTGGAACTGTTtgtttgatgattgattgaCTCAACCTCCCTTTTTGATGCCATTAACTGCAGCTTCCTCCTGAGTGGACAGACCAGTTTGAGTCAGGCATTCAGGTCAGAACAGAATCATTGTTGGTTTTGTTTGGCTTTTGTTGTTATTACTGGTCTCAAAAGATTTTCGTTTTACATTTTCAACCCAgttttatttgcttttgttgttACATGACCAGACCATAGCTGTAATTCAAGCTGGGCATGGCCTTCTCCAACTTGGTTCTTGCAAGATTGTGAGTTCATTAGTATCACTTTTTCTCccccaaatttttttttttactcatttaactttgcttatttgattttttaaatttaaaaactaccTTCACCAGTTTTATATACAGTTTAAATTCGTTTAACTGATTAATTTCAAGTCGAATAGAAGAAGTcactaaaaaatatcaaatgtttgatatttttggtTCTCTTTTCAGATTCCTGAAGACCTTCATTTTGTGCTTAGAATGAGACACACTTTTGAATCCCTTGGCTACCAATCTGGTTTCTACCTCTCCCAACTCTTTTCTTCAACAAGGAACACTTCCTCTTCTACTTCTGTTCCTTCAAAACCATCTAGCATTCCAGTTAGGCCACCTCCACTCTTCAACTGGGGTCAGAGGCCACTCACTTCTGCCACTTCCATGCTATCTTCACCTAATTTTCAACAACATGCAGCTAGACTTGGGTTCCCTAAAGATGAGGCAAACATGTTTCTGATTCCTCATGCATCATCTGAGAGTGCAAGAGTGGAGGACATGATGGGGGAGCATGAAAACGACATAAAATGGCCCAATGGCTTGTCTTTCTTCAATGCTCTCACCGGAAGAACAGATGATGCTAAGCTGTTGTTCAACCCTGATACATTGGGGAACAAACCAGGTGATCAAACTCAGCATCACCCTCTTACTCAAAATCCCAATTCAGATGGCTCCAACATGCAGAATGCTAATGCAACCAACCCAAATGAGTTCTTGAGCTTGGATAACAACCAAGATGATGCAAGGAAAATGGACAAGTTCAAGAGAAGCTTCACTCTACCTGCAAGAGTAGcctcatcatcttcatccactTCAATGGATCACCATCAAACACAAGGTGTGCAGTTTAGGAATTCAGAAGGAGCTATGTACCCGGATGTCATGGAAACCTTTTTGGAGTGAATTGGGGggttgaaatgaaaaaaaggtaTGAGAATATGTATCTAGGAAAAGTTACTTTTGTTCCTTTTTCATgtgtttcctttttcactttGCATCTTGTGTTTCTTCTGTCTTCCACTTAATCAGACTTGATTAATCATCATTTGTTTGTTTCTTCTACTTCAATTAGACATAAAGTTTTCATGCTATCTCTCTCCAtcacatttttaaatttcagattgaacaaaaattatgaaaagtcCCACTAATCATTTAACgcacttaattaatttatcactAATTTCTTTAGTCATCTTTTACATATTAAGATTTTCAATGCAATGACCCGGCTAAGCTAATGTGACTTTCAATGATTATTAATGTATTTGCATTATAGTTTGCAAATCATAGTTAGGCCCCAAAGGAAAagtgacactttttttttttttcttattttcatttaagtCATTATCTGGGACTCAAAATTAAGTTCAGATTTAACTATAGTTGTTaaggatttttttatattgactCTGTAACATTTGACATGGAAGTGttactatattaaatattttaaatcacttAAGAAAGCATTGAATGGATTCTGTGTTTTTAGTATAAgtattttgtttaagaaataaaagtataagTTTGTACaaactaactttaaaaaatattatattatcttcctaaaaaaaattaactcataaattggttttatcttatatatttatttgtattctttttaGTTTCCTTTACTAGAAAGCTTGCAGAAAAGTTTACTCAAAAGTGTCATAAGTattaatgtatgaatttagtcaaattttgttaactttatttgatgtctCAAACGCATTTCTCAATTGACATTAAAGCAAATATGTGTCAAagagtataaacaatccaaatgctattatgaaatgtgcttgaaacatcaaataaacctaacagaatttagttaaaaggactaaattcatgcATTTTTTAAGTTGGaagactaaattaggccaaagttttgaagagtgactaattctaattttcactaaaagttaagggacaaaaaacatatttttacccttaaaaaaatgaaaaataacatcattagttcaaaattttaagagGTTAAAATTCAcatctaatttttaaaactttaaaaggttaaaaagtAAAGAGTAATGTCATtgtgatttttaactttttaacattttatattaatatgtcattcttaaaatttttgttctaattttaaacaaactaTAACCCTAAAcaataagtatttaataaaaaaaatgtgaattttaataaaatattaatataacaattatataaaaataagtctGAAAAAAACAATtgcttcatttaaaaaaaagactaaattaaaaaaaattataaatataaaaatcaaattgaatataaaatatttatctttatttgtaatattaatgtgaCATCTGACAttgtaaatatatgaatattttctttaaaataaaaaaatgacctaaaaacataaattagtatttaagcCTAATAAATActtgtcttttaaaaaaaaattattcattcttAACCATTTTTAATATCTTGTATAAAATTTCCTAAATAAACATGTCACAAATAAAAACGA
This DNA window, taken from Vigna radiata var. radiata cultivar VC1973A chromosome 5, Vradiata_ver6, whole genome shotgun sequence, encodes the following:
- the LOC106761067 gene encoding protein RICE SALT SENSITIVE 3 isoform X2, whose amino-acid sequence is MVGSGASDRSKEAVGMMALHEALKRVCLNSDWTYSVFWTIRPRPRVRGGNGCKVGDDNGSLMLMWEDGFCRGSVDGEDPVRKAFSKMSIQLYNYGEGLMGKVASDKCHKWVFKEPTECEPNISNYWQSSFDALPPEWTDQFESGIQIPEDLHFVLRMRHTFESLGYQSGFYLSQLFSSTRNTSSSTSVPSKPSSIPVRPPPLFNWGQRPLTSATSMLSSPNFQQHAARLGFPKDEANMFLIPHASSESARVEDMMGEHENDIKWPNGLSFFNALTGRTDDAKLLFNPDTLGNKPGDQTQHHPLTQNPNSDGSNMQNANATNPNEFLSLDNNQDDARKMDKFKRSFTLPARVASSSSSTSMDHHQTQGVQFRNSEGAMYPDVMETFLE
- the LOC106761067 gene encoding protein RICE SALT SENSITIVE 3 isoform X4 produces the protein MGKVASDKCHKWVFKEPTECEPNISNYWQSSFDALPPEWTDQFESGIQTIAVIQAGHGLLQLGSCKIIPEDLHFVLRMRHTFESLGYQSGFYLSQLFSSTRNTSSSTSVPSKPSSIPVRPPPLFNWGQRPLTSATSMLSSPNFQQHAARLGFPKDEANMFLIPHASSESARVEDMMGEHENDIKWPNGLSFFNALTGRTDDAKLLFNPDTLGNKPGDQTQHHPLTQNPNSDGSNMQNANATNPNEFLSLDNNQDDARKMDKFKRSFTLPARVASSSSSTSMDHHQTQGVQFRNSEGAMYPDVMETFLE
- the LOC106761067 gene encoding protein RICE SALT SENSITIVE 3 isoform X3, with protein sequence MLMWEDGFCRGSVDGEDPVRKAFSKMSIQLYNYGEGLMGKVASDKCHKWVFKEPTECEPNISNYWQSSFDALPPEWTDQFESGIQTIAVIQAGHGLLQLGSCKIIPEDLHFVLRMRHTFESLGYQSGFYLSQLFSSTRNTSSSTSVPSKPSSIPVRPPPLFNWGQRPLTSATSMLSSPNFQQHAARLGFPKDEANMFLIPHASSESARVEDMMGEHENDIKWPNGLSFFNALTGRTDDAKLLFNPDTLGNKPGDQTQHHPLTQNPNSDGSNMQNANATNPNEFLSLDNNQDDARKMDKFKRSFTLPARVASSSSSTSMDHHQTQGVQFRNSEGAMYPDVMETFLE
- the LOC106761067 gene encoding protein RICE SALT SENSITIVE 3 isoform X1 — encoded protein: MVGSGASDRSKEAVGMMALHEALKRVCLNSDWTYSVFWTIRPRPRVRGGNGCKVGDDNGSLMLMWEDGFCRGSVDGEDPVRKAFSKMSIQLYNYGEGLMGKVASDKCHKWVFKEPTECEPNISNYWQSSFDALPPEWTDQFESGIQTIAVIQAGHGLLQLGSCKIIPEDLHFVLRMRHTFESLGYQSGFYLSQLFSSTRNTSSSTSVPSKPSSIPVRPPPLFNWGQRPLTSATSMLSSPNFQQHAARLGFPKDEANMFLIPHASSESARVEDMMGEHENDIKWPNGLSFFNALTGRTDDAKLLFNPDTLGNKPGDQTQHHPLTQNPNSDGSNMQNANATNPNEFLSLDNNQDDARKMDKFKRSFTLPARVASSSSSTSMDHHQTQGVQFRNSEGAMYPDVMETFLE